Proteins encoded together in one Synergistaceae bacterium window:
- a CDS encoding S8 family serine peptidase, whose protein sequence is MPSGVYIEFSGGPEHDLLTESLENRRSGIRLRNIQSTSDDEGVTTQHATVYVPASRKSWFPKKLTQYAFENTKKDKPKNDTLVRSVECIRAAALDSFWTDSPEFIPLDSPQWCEVWLSSTEEEDVQHFHQDVDTLDIQYSPFSLSFPERTVILIYATAQDLIALTATNPNIAEFRAVHDPVHFFMNLENKEQAEWVANLASRIVKDESANVSICLLDTGVNNGHTLLAPFLSDSDLHAFDSQWGVNDYIQPHQQHGTLVSGIAVYGDLSQILSSNTPVVVKHCLESVNNILCLVFDLYLECASKTRNNY, encoded by the coding sequence ATGCCGAGTGGTGTATACATCGAGTTCAGTGGTGGACCAGAGCATGACCTATTGACCGAGAGTCTGGAGAACAGACGTTCTGGTATTCGCCTACGTAACATCCAGAGCACATCAGATGATGAAGGAGTGACAACTCAGCATGCTACAGTATATGTCCCTGCCAGTAGAAAAAGCTGGTTTCCTAAGAAACTCACACAGTATGCTTTCGAGAACACCAAGAAAGATAAACCCAAGAACGATACACTTGTCCGAAGTGTAGAATGCATTCGTGCAGCTGCTCTCGATTCCTTTTGGACCGACAGTCCTGAATTTATACCGCTTGATTCTCCTCAATGGTGTGAAGTCTGGCTCTCCAGTACGGAAGAGGAAGATGTACAACATTTCCATCAAGATGTTGACACTTTGGACATCCAATATAGCCCATTCTCTCTTTCATTCCCCGAACGTACGGTCATCCTCATCTATGCCACAGCCCAAGACCTCATTGCCCTAACTGCCACTAACCCGAACATTGCTGAATTTCGTGCGGTTCACGACCCGGTCCATTTCTTCATGAATCTTGAGAACAAGGAGCAGGCAGAGTGGGTTGCCAATCTAGCTTCAAGAATTGTGAAAGATGAATCAGCAAATGTCTCAATATGCCTGTTGGATACCGGAGTGAACAATGGCCATACCCTGCTTGCACCGTTTCTCTCTGACTCCGATCTGCATGCATTCGATAGCCAGTGGGGAGTAAATGATTACATACAGCCGCACCAACAGCATGGAACACTGGTAAGCGGTATTGCTGTGTATGGAGATCTAAGCCAAATTCTTTCCTCTAATACCCCCGTTGTTGTCAAGCACTGTTTGGAGTCTGTAAATAATATATTGTGCTTGGTATTTGATCTCTATTTGGAGTGCGCTTCCAAAACCCGCAATAATTATTAA